The proteins below are encoded in one region of Phaseolus vulgaris cultivar G19833 chromosome 1, P. vulgaris v2.0, whole genome shotgun sequence:
- the LOC137815509 gene encoding uncharacterized protein codes for MHVLAGGTLPPANIHSRNPVADGQAVPFNLLDLRGKNSDGTISVIGGNNPDGTISVIGDNNPDGTISVIGDNNPDGTIIVIGGNNSDGTTSVIGGNNPDCTINVIGGNNPDVTIIVIGGNKTDSTISIVGGDKTDGTISVIGGNNPDGTMSVIVANNPVIGGNNPDGTISVIGRNNTDGTFSVIANNINDGTISVIGSNNTEGYMSVISSNNTYGTISVIGGNNCDGTISIIGGNNHHGKIIFTGGNNPYGTINVIGGNTPVGTISVIGDTNPHGTISVIGDNNPDGTISVIGGNNPDGTISIIGGNNPNATISVIGGNNPNGTIIVICGDSIDGTISVIGGNKTVGIISDIGGNKTDGTISVIGRNNTDGTISILGSNNTDGSSQFYW; via the exons atgcatgttctagctgggggaACCTTGCCACCAGCGAATATCCACTCtaggaatcctgtcgctgatgggcAAGCTGTTCCCTTCAACCTACTCGATCTCC GTGGCAAGAAttctgatggtaccatcagtgttattggtggcaataatcctgatggtaccatcagtgttattggtgacAATAAtcctgatggtaccatcagtgttattggtgacAATAAtcctgatggtaccatcattgttattggtggcaataattcTGATGGTACCActagtgttattggtggcaataatcctgattgtaccatcaatgttattggtggcaataatccTGATGTTACCATTATTGTTATTGGTGGTAATAAGACTGATAGTACCATCAGTATTGTTGGAGGCGATAagactgatggtaccatcagtgttattggtggcaataatccAGATGGTACCATGAGTGTCATTGTTGCCAATAATCC tgttattggtggcaataatcctgatggtaccatcagtgttattggtcgtaataatactgatggtacttTCAGTGTTAttgctaataatattaatgatggtaccatcagtgttattggtagtaataatactgaggGTTACATGAGTGTTATTAGTAGTAATAATacttatggtaccatcagtgttattggtggcaataattgtgatggtaccatcagtattattggtGGTAATAATCATCATGGTAAAATCATTTTTACTGGTGGCAATAATCcttatggtaccatcaatgttattggtggcaatactcctgttggtaccatcagtgttattggtgacACTAATCctcatggtaccatcagtgttattggtgacAATAAtcctgatggtaccatcagtgttattggtggcaataatcctgatggtaccatctctattattggtggcaataatccAAATGCTACCATTAGTGTTATTGGCGGAAATAATCctaatggtaccatcattgTTATTTGTGGCGATAGtattgatggtaccataagtgttattggtggcaataagaCAGTTGGTATCATCAGTGATATTGGTGGCAATAagactgatggtaccattagtgttattggtcgcaataatactgatggtaccatcagtattctTGGtagcaataatactgatggttcCTCTCAGTtttattggtag
- the LOC137815510 gene encoding uncharacterized protein, which translates to MVPSVLLVAIILIVPSVLLVAIRLMGGTNTDGTISAIGGNNTDGTICVIINTDGTISVICGNNTDGTISVIGGNKTDGTISVIGGNKTDATISVIGGNKTDGTISFLCGNKIDGTISILGGNNIDGTISVLGGNNTDGTISVLGGNNTDGTISVNGGNSTDRTINVIGGNNTDGTISVFGGNNTDGTISVFGGNNTDGTISVIADGPINVIGSNDTDGTINVIDSNCIDGSISVIGSCTDEVIGCDDVAASDNIGVLNGTPGRLKGSKSGSQYSRRSLKWRSPISDVCNRRSPELRHSRRIVIVGNNPHGPISVIGGNNTDGTISVIGGNNTDCTINVIGRSNIDGTISVIGGNNTDGSITVIAGNNPDGTISVIGGNNTDGSISVIGGNNPDDTISVIGGHNPDGTISVIGGNNPDRTISVLGGNNPDGTINAIVRNNTDGTISVIASNNTHGTINVIGSNNTDGSISVIGSNNAYGTISVIGGVPAG; encoded by the exons atggttccatcagtgttattggtggcaataatcctgattgtaccatcagttTTATTGGTGGCAATTAGACTGATG ggcggtacaaatactgatggtaccatcagtgctATTGGTGgtaataacactgatggtaccatctgtgttatcattaacactgatggtaccatcagtgttatttgtggCAATAATAcggatggtaccatcagtgttattggtggcaataagactgatggtaccatcagtgttattggtggcaataagactgatgctaccatcagtgttattggtggcaataagactgatggtaccatcagttttCTTTGTGGCAATAagattgatggtaccatcagtattctTGGTGGAAATAATAtcgatggtaccatcagtgttcttggtggcaataatactgatggtaccattagtgttcttggtggaaataatactgatggtaccatcagtgttaatggTGGCAATAGTACTGAtcgtaccatcaatgttattggtggcaataataccgatggtaccatcagtgtttttggtggcaataataccgatggtaccatcagtgtttttggtggcaataataccgatggtaccatcagtgttattgctGATGGTcccatcaatgttattggtagtaatgatactgatggtaccatcaatgttattgatagtaattgtattgatggttcaatcagtgttattggtagtTGTACCGAtgaggtcatcgggtgtgatgacgtggcagcaagcgacaatataggcgtgttgaacgggacacctggccgaCTGAAGGGAAGTAAATCGGGAAGTCAGTACAGTCGCCGATCGCTAAagtggcgttctccgatctctgatgtgtgtaaccggcggtcaccagagttgcgtcacagtcgccgtat TGTTATTGTTGGCAATAATCCTCATGGtcccatcagtgttattggtggcaataatactgatggtaccatcagtgttattggtggaaataatactgattgtaccatcaatgttattggtcgtagtaatattgatggtaccatcagtgttattggtggcaataatactgatggttcCATCACTGTTATTGCTGGCAATAAtcctgatggtaccatcagtgttattggtggcaataatactgatggttccatcagtgttattggcgGCAATAATCCTGATGATACCATAAGTGTTATTGGTGGCCATAATCCTGATGGCACCAtaagtgttattggtggcaataatccAGATCGTACCATCAGTGTTCTTGGTGGCAATAAtcctgatggtaccatcaatgctATTGTtcgtaataatactgatggtactatCAGTGTTATTGCTAGTAATAATactcatggtaccatcaatgttattggtagtaataatactgatggttccattagtgttattggtagtaataatgcttatggtaccatcagtgttattggtggtgttcctgccggttga
- the LOC137815511 gene encoding uncharacterized protein codes for MNNTDGKISIITTNNTDGTISIIATNNIDGTQRCQLIIAKNTDGTISAICSKNVDGTISVLGGNNTGGIISVISSNNTDLTISVIHSNNTRGSISVIGSNNTDGSISVIGSNNIDGSISTDGTISVICGNNTDGTISVIGGNKTNGTISVIGGNMTDGTISVIGGNKTDGTISVLCGNKIDGTISILSGNNTDGTISVLGGNNTDGTMSVLGGNNTDGTISVLGGNDTDGTISVIGGNNGNYPYGTISVIGGNKTDGTISVIGGNKTDGTISVLCGNKIDGTISILGGNNTDGTISVLGGNNTDGTISVIGNYPYGTISVIGTISVNCYSR; via the exons atgaataacactgatggtaagatcagtattattactaccaataacactgatggtaccatcagtattattgccaccaataacattgatggcACACAAAGATGccaattgatcattgccaag aatactgatggtaccatcagtgctATTTGTAGTAAAAATgttgatggtaccattagtgttcTTGGTGGAAATAATACTGGTGGTATCATCAGTGTTAttagtagtaataatactgatcttaccatcagtgttattcatAGTAATAATACTCGTGGTTCCATTAGTgttattggtagtaataatacagATGGTTCCATTAGTgttattggtagtaataatattgatggttccatcagt actgatggtaccatcagtgttatttgtggCAATAATAcggatggtaccatcagtgttattggtggcaataagactaatggtaccatcagtgttattggtggcaatatgactgatggtaccatcagtgttattggtggcaataagactgatggtaccatcagtgttctTTGTGGCAATAagattgatggtaccatcagtattctTAGTGGAAATAATaccgatggtaccatcagtgttcttggtggcaataatactgatggtaccatgagtgttcttggtggcaataatactgatggtaccatcagtgttcttggtggcaatgatactgatggtaccatcagtgttattggtggcaataatggCAACTATCcttatggtaccatcagtgttattggtggcaataagactgatggtaccatcagtgttattggtggtaataagactgatggtaccattagtgttcTTTGTGGCAATAagattgatggtaccatcagtattctTGGTGGAAATAATACCGATGGGACCATCAGTGTtcttggtggcaataatactgatggtaccatcagtgttattggcaACTATCcttatggtaccatcagtgttattggtaccatcagtgttaattgttattccaggtaa